The Salvelinus namaycush isolate Seneca chromosome 19, SaNama_1.0, whole genome shotgun sequence DNA window ACATGAAGATGTTCAATACTGTTTTCAAGACAGAAACTCTTCTTGCAGAAAGGCTTTGCTATCGATATCTATCTACATAACACTGTACATCTTCTTGTCAATGATTTCAGCGGTTACAGTATTTTTGAACGTACTGGTGatcatctccatctctcacttCAAGCAGCTCCACACTCCAACCAACCTGCTCatcctctctctggctgtgtcAGATCTCCTGGTGGGACTGATTGTGATACCAGTAATGACTGTAGCAATAATTGAACCGTGCTGGGTTTTTGGGGAATATTTCTGCGCGTTTCTTCTCTATATTACTTGTTTATGTACTTCTTTATCTCTGGGCAGTTTGGTCTTGATATCTATTGACCGCTATGTTGCTGTGTGTGATCCCTTAATGTACAActctaaaataacaataacaagagTGATGTGTTGTATATCCATTACCTGGTGTTTTTGTACCATATACAATGCTGCTATTATAAAAAACATTGTAAATATACAGGTACCCAGTCagtgtttgaatgaatgttttattgtcgaaggaataaCCTGGGGAAATATCATGGactttgtatttacaatggttgtCCCGTGCTCTATTATTATAACACTTTATTTGAACATCTTTGTGGTGGCCAGATCACAGGCCAGAAAGGTATTTTCTAAAGAGGCTGCCAGTGTGTCTGGTGTTAAAACTGTACAGGCAAATAAGTCTGAGAGAAAAGCAGCAAAAACTCTGTCTATTGTTGTTATCAAC harbors:
- the LOC120063673 gene encoding trace amine-associated receptor 5-like — translated: MEKHEDVQYCFQDRNSSCRKALLSISIYITLYIFLSMISAVTVFLNVLVIISISHFKQLHTPTNLLILSLAVSDLLVGLIVIPVMTVAIIEPCWVFGEYFCAFLLYITCLCTSLSLGSLVLISIDRYVAVCDPLMYNSKITITRVMCCISITWCFCTIYNAAIIKNIVNIQANKSERKAAKTLSIVVINYFICWIPFLFSFFFVSLLSDNLLSFIISFLPLVNSLINPIIYAFFYPWFKVTAKHILTLKLRCS